Below is a genomic region from Telmatobacter sp. DSM 110680.
GCCTCGAACCCGATCGAGCATGTTCGCTTCGCCGCGGTGTCGAATGATTTCAAGATCGTTGGTCGTGTAACGCCAGGGATCGTTCTGGTCGAAGTCTGCGGTTACGTCAGGCTCTGCGCGTGGTGAGCTGTCAAGCCACGCGTCGCGCACTGCGCGTCCAAGATGCCATGTGTTCCAAACGCCTGGAACTCTTTTCATGGCCTCACGCAACCGTGAGGATCCTGGCCTCATGCCTTTCGTTTGCTTAATTGACGGCGCTCTTCTTTGACCACTTGCAATGGACAGTTCTTCTGTCAAGGCGTCATGGAGATCCGGTCGCGCAATGTTCGAAGACGCGAGGTAATCCTGCGCCCATTGAAGAAATTTCAGCCTCGCGGCAGGCTGTGTTCCGGTTCGATCAGCGACTGCGCAGACGGAATCTGGATGCTGGCGGTACTTGTACCAGCACTCATTCGTAGCCAGGATTCGCGAGCTCATTCCCAACTTGAAATAGAACGCCTGATCTTCGAACAAGCCGTCAAAGGAATCTTCAAAATACCCGGCAGCCTCGGCCGCGTCGCGCCTTACCAGGATGCAACCAGACGAGGGTGTTGACCAGGGCTCTCGAATTGCAAGCATCGCGAGGTCAATTGCCTGATAGAGCTCTGGTCCGGAAACAACAGTCACAAAATGATCTCTGAGAATGTCTTCGACTCTTCCGGTCCAGCTATGCCATATGACTGAAGAGCCGCAGATCATTCCGGTATCTGGTCTTGCCACCAGCAGCGCAACCTGGCGCTCTAGCTTGTTGGGCAACCAGACATCGTCGGCATCGAGAAAGGCGAGATAATCCCCTTTGGCATTTGCAATTCCGAGATTTCGTGAGGAGCTGATGCCGCGTCGCTCTGATTTCGGGTGGTGAAGACAGCGGACCTTAGAGGGCAGTTCTCTTGCGTACCGCTCGGCAATGACTGTACTGCGATCCGTCGATCCGTCGTTCACCAGTAACAACTCCCACTCTTCGTATGTCTGGGCAAGCACGCTCGCGATAGCTTCGCTCAAGAAACTTTCCGCATTCAGGAAGGGGATGATGATTGAGACGAGCCCTCCGCCTTTCGGTGGATCGCGCGGGATCAAGGATGCCTTCGCGTCGGTATATTCGGCGTCTGTCGTCATCCTACCCTTCTCGTCTTGTTCCCCAACTGACTTGATGTTTCATTGGCTCAAGTAGCGTGCGTACTCTTTTCATTCGACGGCTGATTTCAATTCTGCGATGACCTTTGCTGCATCTGCAAAGTATTGCGGTCTAAGTCTCGCAATTGAGGTCCAGTAATGTCTGAAGACCGCGCCGTCACTGAACTCCGCCGACGCTTGGTACAACTGCTGATCGAGAAACTTGAGGTCGCTTGCACTCACCTTATTACCCAGAAGGACGGGCAACGTATTTTGCCCGATGAACCATGGTGAATCCGTCTGGTTGAATCGGCTAATGGTCTCTTCCATTCCGGCCGGTTCGACTAGATCCTTACGGAGACAAACCAGCGCAAAAGTCAGGTGAGGTGGAAACCAGGATCCCACTCTGGTGAGAAACTCAGCCTGCTGCACGGGCGCCTCTTCGTAAACGCAAAGAACGCTGCAATCGTCGTCGGCAATCCATCGCAGAAGTTCGTCTGGACGTTGCAGAAATAGCGTATCGGAATTGCTAATGATGAGTCTTTCTTTGCCTGCCAAGAGCGCGTGATCAGTCAATTCCAAAGAATTAATAACTTCTGAGCGGTAACGCATCGTCTTTGGATACGAGGCAAGCAGTTTTCCCACAATTTCATCTGCGTCACGGCGTCTGATTACCTTGATTCCGTCAATATGACGTTCGATGATCGCGATGTCTTCAGGCGTAAGCGAACCATCGTCATGAACGACCACGGCGATATCTGCGACGAAGCGCAACAAGGACTTGATGGCGGTAATGTACATGAAGACGTGCTTATGGCACGTCAAGGTATGAATCTCAGTTTGCGCGGCAGGATTGCATCGCAGGGGCCTTGTCGAATTCACGGGCCTGAAGTTCCGATAGAGTCTTCCCGGGCTTTCGCGCCAGCACCAGTAGAGCGCGCGGAGGCTCTTGCGAAGAGGAAAGTCGGGATTCTTCTCGTAGAACTTTCTAATGAGACTGCTGATTGCCATTGGGTGCCGTCAAGAGTGAAGTAAGCCTGCAAAGATACTGCAACTCTCATTCTAGACAGCCCTTATCAGCGCTGGGGCGACAAGTGGGCAATCCTCAGCTGATATCGAACGGGATGATTCGGCGCGGGATTCCGGCCTGAAGAGGAAGAAGGGTAACGATAATATCGTTTATTTGTATGGACGGCGAGGTCTGCGCGACCCGGTGAGAAAGATTCAGCTAAGAGCGGGTCTCGAACCGCGGAATCGCCACGCAGGAATGGGCCCAATGGCGTTCCCATTCCTGCGCACAGATTCTTAATCGCCGAGCCTGCTGCCTACTGATTCTCCGCGAAGAGATCCGTCATGACCTTGGTTGACGAATCACATGCGTGATTGAGGCAGGGCAGATCCAAACCGGCCTCTACTGATTTCAGCAGCGAGAAGTGCGTGTAAAAATTTGCACTTTGCACGCGGTGATGACCGTAGCTTGTGTCCACGGTCAATAGGACTCGGTTCGTCGTGGGTAAAATGCTGTAGTCGTTCTCGTCCCACACCACGATGATCGCACTGCGGCCATTCTTCCAGGCTTTGGATTCATGGATCGCAGTTATGAGTGTCTGTAGCTCCAGGTCGCCACGGTACATCAAGCCGGGGTTGAGACCGTCCAAAGTGCCGTTATCATCGGGATCGAACTCACATGCCGGGCCTGCATTTCCCCGACCATGCTGGTCGTTGCACTGATTGGGCGCAATGAAGGAATAGGTTGGAACGTGATCCGACGCTAGATCCGCGAAAAGGCCATGCGTACCCTCGAAGTCGACCATGTTCTTGAGGCTGAGCTTGGGGTCGAGACCTTCCTGGACGCTGGCAAAATATGCAAACGGATTATGCTTTACCGCGTAGAGAGCAACCAAATTGCTCTGCGTCTGTCCCTCGCCCGGCAGAGCTGTCGTTAGATTGTCGAGATTCGAGAAGAATCCGTCTGCGTTGTTAACCCCGTCGGCACCGTTCGGAGGCAGGCTCTCCTGGTAGCTTTTCCAGGTCAGACCTCTTTCGGCCAACTCGTCCGCAATGGTCATTCCAACCGTGTGCGTATTTGCTGCGTAACCCAATTTGCCGTCAACATCGATGACACCCGGAGGTCCGGAAGTCTCATTCGTCAGGTCGAGAACGGGCGTGGCGGCGTCGGTTCCCGCTCCGTAAATCGGGCAGATGTTCGGCGTTGGCGGAGTATCAGTCGAGACGGAACCATTTGCAAGATTAGGCGTGCAGCTAGTGTTGTGCCAGTCGGGAGCGTTGTCGGTCCGTACGCCGAAGTTTGACCCTCCCACGATTTCCAGGTAGTTCGTCAAACTTGGATGTCCGACCGCAAAATAGTTCGTCGCAGAATTCACCTGCTTCAGGTAGTTATTTGTGAAAGGCATATTGGGGTTGCCAACGACCTGGGCATAAGCGTGATTCTCCATCATGATCACAAACACGTGATCGAGATGAGGAACGCCTTTCGGGGTTGGACCCTCCTGCGCGCAAACTGTCATTGCGCATGCTTGCAGGGCCAGGAAAACTGCTGTTTTTTTGAACATGAACTCGACCTTCCTTCAGCTGGGAAAAAGAGCTAGCCGCTGCACGGTTGCTCAGCGGGCCGCTCTATGAGTTCTCGGCTCGACACATTAAAACGCCATCATGGATTTACGAAGATTCGGTTAAGATCCGAGGATTTGAGTCACGAACTTGCAATCTGGCGATCACGTTCCCGCAACAACCGGGGCATATGTTTCGTTGAGCGAATACAGAATCGCTCATTCCCTGGAGGTTCCACCGTGGCTACTGATCGCCGTTCGTTTCTTAAGCTTTTGAGTACAAGTGCGCTCTCTGCAGCATTTCCGGCGAGCATTGCTCGCGCGCTTGAGATCCCAGCCCACAACCGCACTGGCACAATCGCGGACGTCGAACATATTGTGATCCTGATGCAGGAGAATCGAGCATTCGACCACTACTTCGGCACACTCAGCGGAGTTCGCGGTTTTGACGACCCCCGTGCAGTGAAGCTTCCTAACGGAGATGCTGTCTGGTACCAGCCCGACAGTTCGGGTGGGTACGTATTGCCGTTTCATCCGGGGGCACCCAGTCTCGGCCTGCAGTTTCTGGAGGATCTCGCTCACGACTGGGATACGACTCATGGCGCGCTGAACGGGGGCAAGTTCGACCAGTGGGTGCCGCAGAAAGGCACCACGACGATGGCGCACCTCACACGAAGCGACATTCCCTTTCACTACGCTCTCGCCGACGCTTTTACCATCTGCGATGCATATCATTGCTCATTCCTTGGAGCGACCGATCCAAATCGATACCACATGTGGACGGGTTGGGTAGGAAATGATGGGAAGAACGGCGGCCCGGTTCTGGATAATGCTGAAGCCGGATATGACTGGAGCACCTACCCTGAGCGCCTGGTGAAGGCCGGCGTCTCGTGGAAGATTTATCAGGACCAGGGTGCAGGCCTGAATGCAGCGGAGTACTGGGGCTGGGGTCCGGACGCTTACATCGGCAACTATGGCGACAACTCTCTGCTTTACTTTCACCAGTATCAAAATTCTCTGCCGGGCTCGCCGCTCTTTGAAGGCGCGCTTACCGGTACAGATATAAAGGATGGCGGCACGCTCCTCGATCAATTTCGAGGTGACGTAACTGCCGGCAAATTGCCGCAGGTCTCTTGGATCGTGGCTCCGGAGGCCTACACCGAACATCCGAACTGGCCCGCAAATTACGGCGCGTGGTACATCTCTCAATTTCTTGACGTGCTTACCTCAAACCCTGATGTCTGGAGCAAGACAGCTTTCTTTCTTTGCTATGACGAGAACGATGGCTTCTTCGATCACGTTGTGCCGCCCACAGTCCCTGCTTCGCGTGCACAGGGGATTTCAACGGTCGATACCGTCAATGAATACTTCATGGGAAATGCGGAATACCCCGCGGGACCGATCGGTCTTGGCATGCGCGTGCCCATGATCGTGATCTCTCCCTGGAGCAAGGGCGGCTATGTCAATTCCGAGCTTTTTGATCACACGTCGCTCATCCGCTTCATTGAGCAGCGGTTTGGGTCGAATAATCCAGAGTTGATTGAGACCAACATCACTCCGTGGCGTCGCGCTGTCTCAGGCGACCTTACGTCTGCATTCAACTTTGCGTCTCCCAACAGCCGGACCGTATCGTTGCCAAGCACGATCGCTTACCTTCCGCCCGATACCAACCGGCATCCGGATTACAAGCCGACACCGCCGGCTAACCAGGCTCTTCCCACACAGGAACAAGGAACTCGCCCCGCTCGACCAGTACCCTACGACCTTGAGGTACATGGAAGTCCGAATTTTTCCGACGGCACATTCACGATCAACTTCGGGAACAAGGGGAAAACGGCTGTCTACCAGGTCCGTTCAGGTAACAGCAGCCTTGGACCCTGGACCTATACCGTCGGCACCGGCGCGGAAATCTTCGACACCTGGCAGATCACGGGCAACGGCCTGAATCAATACGATCTTTCCGTCAACGGGCCCAATGGATTTCTACGCTCGTTCAAGGGAAGCGTGTCTGGCGAGGGCGCATCGAATCTGGACGTTCGATCTGCGAGCGATCGGCACGGGAACGCGATCACGCTATCCGTGGTCAATCGTAGAACTGACGCTGTCACCGTGCGAGTCACCGACGCGTATACAGGCGAAGTACACACGCATACGCTGGAGGTAGGAACAGAGACGCATTGGAACCGTCC
It encodes:
- a CDS encoding alkaline phosphatase family protein — encoded protein: MFKKTAVFLALQACAMTVCAQEGPTPKGVPHLDHVFVIMMENHAYAQVVGNPNMPFTNNYLKQVNSATNYFAVGHPSLTNYLEIVGGSNFGVRTDNAPDWHNTSCTPNLANGSVSTDTPPTPNICPIYGAGTDAATPVLDLTNETSGPPGVIDVDGKLGYAANTHTVGMTIADELAERGLTWKSYQESLPPNGADGVNNADGFFSNLDNLTTALPGEGQTQSNLVALYAVKHNPFAYFASVQEGLDPKLSLKNMVDFEGTHGLFADLASDHVPTYSFIAPNQCNDQHGRGNAGPACEFDPDDNGTLDGLNPGLMYRGDLELQTLITAIHESKAWKNGRSAIIVVWDENDYSILPTTNRVLLTVDTSYGHHRVQSANFYTHFSLLKSVEAGLDLPCLNHACDSSTKVMTDLFAENQ
- a CDS encoding glycosyltransferase; this encodes MTTDAEYTDAKASLIPRDPPKGGGLVSIIIPFLNAESFLSEAIASVLAQTYEEWELLLVNDGSTDRSTVIAERYARELPSKVRCLHHPKSERRGISSSRNLGIANAKGDYLAFLDADDVWLPNKLERQVALLVARPDTGMICGSSVIWHSWTGRVEDILRDHFVTVVSGPELYQAIDLAMLAIREPWSTPSSGCILVRRDAAEAAGYFEDSFDGLFEDQAFYFKLGMSSRILATNECWYKYRQHPDSVCAVADRTGTQPAARLKFLQWAQDYLASSNIARPDLHDALTEELSIASGQRRAPSIKQTKGMRPGSSRLREAMKRVPGVWNTWHLGRAVRDAWLDSSPRAEPDVTADFDQNDPWRYTTNDLEIIRHRGEANMLDRVRGNSRFGCALEIGCAEGVFTEILADRCDSLLATDFLEVALGRARSRRHWGGHITFAQMDLRNDPLPNVFDLIVAIHVVEYIKNPLALRRVREKLVRGLRIGGYLLLGSCTGDDEFREGLWWSRYMLRGGYRINRFIADHPALTVVDTAIHPLPGSISRDILLRRTR
- a CDS encoding phospholipase C, phosphocholine-specific, producing MATDRRSFLKLLSTSALSAAFPASIARALEIPAHNRTGTIADVEHIVILMQENRAFDHYFGTLSGVRGFDDPRAVKLPNGDAVWYQPDSSGGYVLPFHPGAPSLGLQFLEDLAHDWDTTHGALNGGKFDQWVPQKGTTTMAHLTRSDIPFHYALADAFTICDAYHCSFLGATDPNRYHMWTGWVGNDGKNGGPVLDNAEAGYDWSTYPERLVKAGVSWKIYQDQGAGLNAAEYWGWGPDAYIGNYGDNSLLYFHQYQNSLPGSPLFEGALTGTDIKDGGTLLDQFRGDVTAGKLPQVSWIVAPEAYTEHPNWPANYGAWYISQFLDVLTSNPDVWSKTAFFLCYDENDGFFDHVVPPTVPASRAQGISTVDTVNEYFMGNAEYPAGPIGLGMRVPMIVISPWSKGGYVNSELFDHTSLIRFIEQRFGSNNPELIETNITPWRRAVSGDLTSAFNFASPNSRTVSLPSTIAYLPPDTNRHPDYKPTPPANQALPTQEQGTRPARPVPYDLEVHGSPNFSDGTFTINFGNKGKTAVYQVRSGNSSLGPWTYTVGTGAEIFDTWQITGNGLNQYDLSVNGPNGFLRSFKGSVSGEGASNLDVRSASDRHGNAITLSVVNRRTDAVTVRVTDAYTGEVHTHTLEVGTETHWNRPVHQSFGWYDFIVEVASDSSLRYELAGHVETGQESRTDPGIGSMI